cacgtcccctgcatcggcaggcggattcttaaccagtgtgccaccagggaagccccccttacgTATATCTTCTTGCATGAATAGATATATCTTATTGAAATTCTGAACAAAGGATTTACTGTTttatcaatttgtaaaaaaaattgtttcactttgtatttttatttatggcaGTTAAAGCTTTGGTTGTAACTGTGTGCTCTATTCAGTGCAGGCAATGCTTACAGGGATCCTAAGtgatactgttttcttttttccctgaacAGTGTTGTTTAGTAATATTAAAACTCGTTTTTGTCCTCAAATTTTTATACTATTTATTCTGTAAACCCTAGACTCAGATATTCAGAGGTGTTAATTATGAATGTTCTTTCATCAATAGATTATCTTcagatagatttttttaatgtgaataagcaaataaaattaagCTTATCGTAACATGTGAAAAATTCATCCTAAAACTGTTGAACAGAGACTAGCAAATAAAAGTTCTGTCCACCAgaattctccattttctttccccCTGACAAACCTATCAAGCTTATTTGTCACTTTAAGTTGTCCTAATAGCATTCACTACTTTAGCATATATTCTGTGGAAGTCTTTTTTTTGAAACTTTAGGGCaacagtcttttttctctttgaatggCATTTCTTTCTGCTATACTGGATACACATACTAATTTACTCACAGTCTTAtttatcactttttctttctcctcataGTTTTTAATGGTTTGGAATTTCAATTTAAGTTataactgacttttaaaattttatatatttggaacAGGAAGAGCAAGATCTGGACCAACAGGGAAATGAGGTATGATTTTGTATTGGGGTTCCTACTACAACACTAACTGCAATCCAGTTCCCAGAATACCTGACACACAACTTCTAactaattaaaacttaaaacactaagaaaagactacaggctctggagtcacacattctgggtttgaatcccaacttTACTACATATGACTACAACCTTGGAAACAGTCTttacacctcagtttcctcatctgaaaaatggggataattgcCCCTACTGAGagagttgttttgagaattaagataatatacataaaatgtttagaaaagttCATGGCACATAGTCAGCACTAGCTGTACCAAGTGTTTTGTCCTAAATCTAAATTTACTCATGTTGTTAAATAAATATGGGTAATCTTGAACGCAGTCCACAAAATGGGAACTCTGAGAAGCCATAGAATTTCTCCTTAAGGACAGGCATGAGAGAAGACTGTTCTAGCCCAGGGTTTCCCAGCTttggcactattaacattttggaggAGGTAATTCTTTGTTGCGGGGAGTTGTCCCATCCCTGGCATCTACCCACTAGCAGATGTCAGTCGTACTCTATTTCCTCCCCCAACCTCGcttcagttgtgacaaccaaaaatgtctccaacaagttttttctccctttctcttaaaTTTCAATAGGcgccatttaaaaaatcatcattaaGCTCTGCTTTATTGCTCCGAAGGGTGTAAGACTGTTTatcagaaaatgataaaatacattGATTCTGACAGTGTTTTattagagttttcctcttttaggactggtataaattatttttaataatcgtttttgttttccctttttaggAAAATCTGTTTGACTCTTTGACGGGGCAGCCACATCCTGAAGATGTTCTCCTGTTTGCCATTCCAATATGTGCCCCATACAACACCATGACAAACTATAAGTAAGTCATCATGAGTTTACGCAAACTGCTGCCACAGCACTGACTCATGAATCATTTTGTAATATCTATTTAGTAACACATGCAATTCCTTTTTAAAGATACAAAGTGAAACTTACTCCTGGAgttcagaaaaagggaaaaggtatttaaaatctttttttgaattatatttaaacatttcttgactGAACAGAagtagatttttctattttctacttaCAGCTGCAAAAACAGCCTTGAATAGTTTCATGCATTCCAAGGAAgcaacagcaagagaaaaagactTATTCCGCAGTGTAAAGGTAAAGTATTCCTCTAGAGACTTCTGGAGATTGGTGGTGCAATTAAAAATGTTAGCAGTTATTGCTTTGTTAGTAGATGGAACCTGCAGCTATTATTTTGGTAGAAAATGCAGTCTTACTAGAagcaatataaaataagtaaaatcatattgggtgaaaattttagaaatgccaTTCTTTTGACAGCAGAGGACATATAATTGTCAAAAGAAAATATGATTGTGAAGATACTcagcaattctttttttcagGACACGGATTTATCAAGAAACATTCCTGGCAAAGTCAAAGTGTCTGCACCCAATCTTctgaatgtaaaaagaaaatagctgaaatgaaatcctaaaatatttgagAAGAGTCAATTTTATAGCCTTTTGGAAGTTCAGAGATGAAAACATCATGTAACAAGACTTccgcatttaaaaataaactaaacgtTGCCTTGTATTCGccaaaaggactttttttttccagttttgtagAGGAAACAGTGTCTATGATAGGATTTCCTAAAATACCTGTGGACAGCTAAATGCTAATTGTATACATCTGTAGTTATCCTCCTACATTTTCTTGAAATTTGGGAGGTTAATATTAAGTATTCATTTCATGCTGTAAAGAAATGGAATAGTGAAATGGCTCAACTGCTTAGACTATTGACTTGGTAGTTTACTGTATATAATGTATATCTAttacaggccaatcacaagtttttttcctggtggtggtggggattgGGGGTGGTTAAACATTTAGGATTGTCTTGAAAACCCTAAGCAGTGAAAGAGTAGACTTTCTTCTGCCTTTACCCATATTAGACCAGATTTTAAATACAAATCAATCATTTCCGTGACTCAGCTTAAGAGATAACACCTAGAAGAAATTGGTGTTGATAACTTCCATGCATTTATACACCTTTACTTTACTTTTCATCTTAATTTCCTCCTTGTAATCTCATTCAGCtctgtaccattttattttccacCTCTAGTAATTATCAGTAGCATGTTACAGAGTATCTTAACCTATAATATCGTAAGTGCACTTTTAGGCTTACCACTAAAGACTCCTGACCcagctttcttcttctgtctcctaaCAGAATGGAGAATAAAGTCATACATTACTTCCATTCCTTATGAGCTACAAAactgttacttttaaaataattagataatAGCTGCCTAGAGTCAACATGAGCACTTGCCCCAGCCCCTATTCCAAAGCATTAAGGTCAAAGTGTACTAAACAGCTGTTGGTCCTTCCAAGGTTTCTTTTACCTGCTTAACCTTATCgagaatatttttcctttggaagttactgttaaaaacaaaaacctttatgTAGCCTAGTGTTGTAAATACAACATAATAGACTACTCGTGCCATTAAAAAGACATCTGAAATATTcatgtctttctttaaaaaaataacttcaccATTTTGATTGATAGTGGTAAGGATAATTACTATGTTTCTATAGGTATATATCCTGATGTTACCAAATAGGAAATATAATAACCATTCCTTGGGGTAAAAAGCCCAAGTATTAACTTACTTTTGTTTTAATAGAAGACAGTTACTGGTGTTAAATACATTTATTGTAAACTTTAGACACAAAAATAGGTTCTCTAGGCCATTCACATGCACACTAAAACTAAAAAGCTGCAAACTACAACAATGCACATAATTATATAAACAATGTCACTCTGATGTTTACAGAATTGCTGTCCATGCAAGTGATCAGAGGCGCTGTCTATGAAGCCTTAAGATCCAGAAGTGTTGTTACTACCAAACCTCTGATTAACACTGTGAAGTAAGTGTTTTGGAAGGCAGTTCCACGAGCTGGCTAACATTTCTTTAAAGCAAATGACTGCTTCTAAGCTTAGCCTGAAAGtggacaaagaaagagaaaaataatttcactttacGGTTTAGAAGTACATTCACTTGAagaactaccaaaaaagaaaaagcactttaAAGATTTTCATAGGAACTGGATAGTTTTAACAGTGAAGGCTTGCTATTGCCCTTAAATTATCCATAAACCTGTTTTTTTCAAAAGCACTAATTTAAAGTGTTTaagaaacacaatttaaaataagtacCAAGTAAAAAGTTACTTACCTTACAAGAGATTTTGGTTGAACTGAAAATATAAGTATTTCATTACTGTGTGCCTAAAAAACAGACATgaagaatatattaaaagtacTTCACAAGAAAGCTTCAGCAATATTATGAAGTGTCCTTTAATAAAAGGTAGTGTACTTACAGCCCTGTGATGGACAAGAAGGTTATTGGCACACCCACCAAACACAATGACTTCTCCTTCATCACTGGCACAAGCTGTATGCCATAatctacatttaaaacaaaaacttgagTTTGAAGTCACCCTGAACACCAAACTGATCATTTACACTACAGAACAGAGATGATGAAATAAAGACTAAAGATCTTTAGTGCAGCTCAAAACATAACGGTGAGATGCAGTTATCTCAAGGAACCGTAGCAGAAGCTGGAAAAATCAATGTCTGTTTTATCTGGATGTTACCGTTTTATCTTTCTGGTCCATTCCTAATTTATGCAATGAGGAATGTGAACTGTACTGTTCTCTAGGTTTTTGTTAGCAATAAAAGTCTTACGGGGGATTAGTGGTATATGCCCTCTGCTTCTTCTCCTCTTTTCACAGGCAGGACCAGTTGGCCTTACACAAAACATCTGAGGGATGCTGACTCTGCCTGAGTGAACAAAGTATCTTCAGGCCTGATAATTCTGTGGAAAGAATATTTGTGCCAAATGACGTCTTAGCGGCATGACTGTACTTAGGTCAGAGGTGTGGGGAAAAATGCAGGCTGACATTATCCAAATGTGCTTTGAACACCAACTTTGCATTATTTCCTTTAGCAGTCTTTGTAACAATTCTTTTCGAGATGAACAAGAAAAGTAACTATCAGTGTTTTAATAGgctctttttggatgatctgactTCTTGatctttgttatacagcacaaCCGCAAATCTGATTGAAAGTTCTTGATtctcccttcccagcccctccccgccaCTGCCATAAACATTCTTTAGGGTTTTGAAATTCTCTCCTTTccagttcctttttgttttttttaatgaaaaatctagaaacagttcAACTCAACTTGACTAAAGAGCTTGAGTATAAATTTTAACAATGTCAGTAATTTTATGATGAAGCAAAAGTCAAAATCCAGCCCTATTTTTCATACACAGATGATAAAATAGAAAGCACTGATACTAGGATAACACTGGTTTTCTCTTCTTCCAAAAGCTACAATGTTAACCCTTAGTGAATGCTAGGGTTCTTAGAATAAGAATGATGAACTGAATGCAGCCAGTCAAATTTCCTCAATCATTACCAGTCTTGTACATCTCTACGgacctcattcattcagcataagAATTAGCTTTTAAATAGTTCATACCTTGGTTTTTCAGTATAGGGATGATTAAACTGTATCCATTCGTTTTTACTGATGCAGTAAGTCCAGGCATCACCTGattgaagcaaagaaaaagagcTATGAAGTAtgttattctgttaatgtgacaTTGATATTTAAAGAGCatagctttagggcttccctggtggcgcagtggttgagagtccgcctgccgatgcaggggacacgggttcgtgccccggtcctgggggatcccacatgccgcggagcggctgggcccgtgagccatggccgctgagcctacgcatctggagcctgcgctccgcagcgggagaggccacaacagtgagaggcccgcatacagcaaaaaaataaataaataaagagcataGCTTTAGTAAGAACAGTAATAAATCAGATTTTGAGTAGATACAgaaagtatatttctttttttttcctgcagttaaCCAAGTAAGCCCTTTGCATGTTACAGCCCTTTAGCAGGGCAAAGTGTTCCGGGTCATTTTTTTACTGGACCAATGGATGTGTCATGAAAACAATTATAGGTATGTTATAGGATCAAAATTAGTAGCAAACCCTCTAACCAACCCTATAGCCCtctgataaatttaaaatactgatttttttcagctattcatatatcacttatgaattatatataataactttttaatgttCTTAAAGTACTTACTTAGTGGCTGTTTATCAGTGGTAAATCCTccaaagagaaagagatgatCTGAAGAAACTGGTGTTAGTGAGTGCCAAGATCGGCCAACTGGGCATATGCCTTGTGGAATTCTGAAAATAATAGCTAAGTTACAGTATCTACATTTAAAAGCCGCTACTGTATTTAATGCAGAGAAATACtaaagaaattttctttaaaaatttatatggaattttgaaaagagactttaaaaagtcTTCTTGGTATTAACTACATGCTTTAGAATGAACTACTTTCTTTGAAGGAAGAGTCTTTAACTTTAgatcttttcttttcaataaacacTGAGCacatgctatgtgccaggcatagttTATgggaactgaaaattttaaaattccttctttAAGGATTTAGTGATTATGTTTACTTAAATTCATAGTTACAAAAAATGTAAGCAAGTACATTATATACTAATAATAGAGTAACGGAAAAATCCAttgaaatttctttgaaaaacttttctaaataattatctAAAATGATACCTACAATTCATTCCACTCCCATGTATCCAGATTAAGACAGTGAAGATCATTCATTCTAGCATCCTAGAAAAGGATAATTAACTAGTTATCATTTTGAGTAATTCAAAAGCAAATCATTGAAACTGTTTTATATACTCACTCGATATCTGCCTCCAAACACAAAGCCTTTGTTTCCAACAGTTGCACAGGCATGGGCAGCACGAGGTGAAGGTGCTTTACCCTAGTAAGGTCATAAAAGCAATTTAATAAATAAGTGAACGTTTTATAAATACCAGAAAGAGTCTACTCTGGATGTGGGATAAGAATGTGCAAGACACTTGAGCTTTTAAGCTGAAGTGCAAACTTATAGTAGACAGCAGTACTGAAGGCTGACTAGCAAACTGGGAGTTTCTGAAATACATTACTGAAGGGGCTAGTTAATACAATAGAATGCTTGCTTgctttacttttatcttttaaaacaaaagctggCATATTATATGACATCTGtgtcagaggaaaaagaaatctaataTTTGAGTAACTTAAATTCCAATCCAGCACTAGGTCCTTTATTACAAACAATATCACTTTAACAGCTATTAGATAATAGATGCTGCGCTAGTCTATACATTCATTAAACTTTTTTGAGTTTTAAACTCCTTGGAGAATAACAAATTGCCAATTTTACACCACCTGCCAACTCCCCTTCTAGTCTAAGCAGACTTGCTTTAATAATTCATTCTTCAGTAACTCACAGTAGTTATAGGCTGGCTCCAGACAAATGTTTCAGTGTCTAAAATATGTACATGATCATTCCATCCTCTTGGATGACTTGAATTCTACAGAAAATAAGAATCTgagttattttacaaataatgttCGTAAAATCATATAGCCTTTGTCTGGTTTATTAACAGAGCAAAATGAACAAAGCTAATAGCAAACAAAGTGTATTATTTCAACAGACTAAGTAGGCCATATGCAAATAAGAAACTTCATTTACCCAAAAAGATGTTTCATCAAATTCAAAAGTTCCCAATACTTTatcttcaggtaaatatccaTACCCTCCAAAAAATATTAACCTGtttgataaaaaaacaagacattaaaaaatcaaacatccACAGGATacaagagattttttaaattttgtcttatCCATGAGTTGAGAAGGCACACTTGAGTATATAAAACTGCTTATTcaaataataatggctaacatgGCTAACATTTATGTCTTAGGTGCTTTACCATcaattcacttaatcctcatggGCACTCGAAGGCGTGTTCTACTGTTACAATGGTTATTGGTTAATGATACTTGGATGGCAAAGCACTTTCCACATAAAAACCCAAACCTATAGTGCTGCTAACTCACTTGTTTTTATATACCCAGACACCGAGTTTGTCCTTTGATGATGgaggaattccttggcagtcaaTTCTTTCCCAGTGTAATACTCGGTCTGTAGACCTTGAATCCAGCATGTAGAACTGTCAGAAGCAATGATTTCAGTTAGATTTGGTTACATAAAAGAAATTCAACCTTGGCATTTAATTTTACTGCGTTCATGCTAATAAGACTGTCATCTAATTCAGTACTAATAAAAGTGGAACTGCAGACTGGCTGCTTGTCTGCAAAGTGTTAACTGGTCTGAGTCTAGATAAGAAATTTCTGCCAGAATGTAAATTACCTAAGTCACTGTGTACCCTGTTTAGTTcagcttatttttttcccataccACACTCTTTTGATGAAGGAATAGAACATGTGTTGATTTACATTCTTGGCCTTAGATAGGCACTTTGAGTTGTACTGATCTAATTTACGGGTATCAGGATGGTATTACCAAAAAATCAGACTTAGTAATTCATCTTCAAATTCAATTTAACAAACATGTCTTAAGTGCCTACTTAACTCTAGGAGCTAAGGATAAATCTTAAAAGATTAAGTATTCATATATCTTTCACATCCAGGTATTTAAATaaatctggcttttttttttttttttttttttttttttacttaagacTCCTAAAGCTCCCTTTCCTCAACTCTAGTCAGTTAactactatcatttctctgaccACTCCCCTAAAGCTGCCACAGCTTCTCTTTTTCCCAAGCTTCCTCATGTTGTGTCAAACTTAGTTTACTCCCCCTTGGCCCTGAAAAATACATGGCTCAACTACAGCCTACAGTAGGGCCTCACAAAACCTTTTAGGCACGGAACCCTTCAAACAAAATCTTAAGCAAAAgcctaaatataaaaataagggggcttccctggtggcacagtggttgggaatccgcctgccaatgcaggggatgcgggttcgggccctggtccaggaagatcctacatgccgcggagcggctgggcccgtgcgccacaactaccgaacctgtgctctagagcctgcaagccgtAACTGCTGAGGCCTGTacacctggagcctgtggtctgcagcggccacacactgcaacgaagggtggcccacgctcaccacaactagaaagagcccgcgtgcagcaacgaaggcccaacagagccaaaaattaaaataaaataaattattaaaaaaaaatagggcttccctggtggcgcagtggttgagagtccgcctgccgatgcaggggacacgggttcgtgccccggtccgggaagatcccacatgccgcagagtggctaggcccgtgagccacagccgctgagcctgcgcgtccggagcctgtgctccgcagcgggagaggccacaacagtgaaaggcccatgtaacgcaaataataataataataataagggccTGAAGAAATGGCTCCTCTGTTTACAACATACCCAACAGGAATCTGGGTTCATTGTGACAAGAGGCACAAAACTTGTGGCCTTCCTATGAGCAAATATCCAACACATGTCCCCCTGCACCTCCACGTGGCTGCTAGGCAGGACCAGTGGGACAGGGCTCAATATTGGAAGAAAAGCTACAGTATTTAGTGGGGAAGTTTGCCACCGAGAGCCTGTCAGGTCCACTCATGCATGAGCCATGGATGGTCTTATAGACATAAAGGCCTTGAACCTCTcttttcaaggaaaaagaaaagaaaaatagattccaATTATGtcatctggaaaaggcaaaactatggagacaataaaaagatcgatggggcttccatggtggcacagtggttcagagtccacctgccgatgcaggggacacgggttcatgccccggtctgggtggatcccacatgccgcggagcggctgggcccgtgagccatggccgctgagcctgcgcgtccggagcctgtgctccgcaacgggagaggccgcaacagtgagacgcccgcgtaccgcaaaaagaaaaaaaaaaagatcgatGGTTGCCAGGAGtctggggggagaggagagatgaaTACACGGAGTACAGAAATTTTTATGAGCAGTGAAATACTTCATATGACATTATCATGACGGATATATCTCattatatttgtccaaacccacagaatgtgcaaCACTATTCAACTAAAGTGAACCCCAAGGTGAactgtgaatgaataaattaaattaaataaaagtggAGCTACACTTGTTAaaatggaggaggagggggcagtcTGGAGCCTGCCCAACACCATATGCTCCTCTCACACGTCCCAAGGCATCTCAAAGAAATCCCGAGAGTTCCTAGAAGCGCAGTTTGAAATTTGAAACCACTTCAGCCATATGCTCATCTACAGCAAATCACTTGGCATGTCCATGAACAAGATATTTGCTTACGCCTCTGCA
The genomic region above belongs to Phocoena phocoena chromosome 2, mPhoPho1.1, whole genome shotgun sequence and contains:
- the KLHDC2 gene encoding kelch domain-containing protein 2: MADGYEDLREDELPGPAYEGYESAELACPAERSGHVAVSDGRHMFVWGGYKSNQVRGLYDFYLPREELWIYNMETGRWKKINTEGDVPPSMSGSCAVCVDRVLYLFGGHHSRGNTNKFYMLDSRSTDRVLHWERIDCQGIPPSSKDKLGVWVYKNKLIFFGGYGYLPEDKVLGTFEFDETSFWNSSHPRGWNDHVHILDTETFVWSQPITTGKAPSPRAAHACATVGNKGFVFGGRYRDARMNDLHCLNLDTWEWNELIPQGICPVGRSWHSLTPVSSDHLFLFGGFTTDKQPLSDAWTYCISKNEWIQFNHPYTEKPRLWHTACASDEGEVIVFGGCANNLLVHHRAAHSNEILIFSVQPKSLVRLSLEAVICFKEMLASSWNCLPKHLLHSVNQRFGSNNTSGS